A segment of the Aureliella helgolandensis genome:
AGAGCGTGGTGCGTTTAGGGTCTGAGGCGGCGGTTGGCTTTGGGGGGCGCTGTCAGACGAGCATCGCTAAAACGGCTTCGGCCGTTTCGCAGCCTTTGTTACCCACATTACCACCAGCTCGATGGATCGCTTGTTCGAGCGTGTTGCAAGTCAGCAGTCCAAAACCGATCGGCTTGAGTGTTTCCATCATCAAGTCCATCAGGGCGTTGCTCACGGCGCGATTGATATGTTGATCGTGCGTGGTTTCGCCGCGAATGACTGCACCTAGAGCAACCACGCCTCGAATATCGGGGCGAGCGGCGAGTCTACGGGCGGCCAGGGCGAGTTCCCATGCACCTGGGACGTGGATGACAGGCACCAATTCCTTCGCATACCCGGCTTCGCTGAGCGTTTTCAAGGCGCCTTCGAGCAAGCGGTCGGTGATGTTGGAATTGTATTGGGCTACGGTAATTCCGATCATAATCTGCACTTGGAAAGATGGTTAGTTCAGTTTAATGCCCATCAGAAACTCGGCATTCGTTTTGGTTTTGGCCAAGCGTTCGTTGAGTTTTTCCATGGCATCGGTAGGACTCAATTCGCCGAGCGCGCGTCTCAGTGCTGAGACGCGCTTGTACTCTTCGGTATCCATCAAGATTTCTTCGCGACGGGTACCGCTGCGGTTGATATCGACGGCCGGCCAGATTCGTTTATCGACCAAGCTGCGGTCGAGAACAATTTCTAGATTTCCGGTACCCTTGAATTCTTCGAAAATGACATCGTCCATTCGGCTGCCAGTGTCGACCAGGGCGGTCGCAATAATGGTCAGCGAGCCCCCCTCTTCAACCTTGCGCGCAGAGCCAAAAAATGACTTGGGTTTTTGAAGTGCATTGGCGTCCAAGCCGCCCGTCAGCAGCTTACCACTCTGTG
Coding sequences within it:
- the ribH gene encoding 6,7-dimethyl-8-ribityllumazine synthase encodes the protein MIGITVAQYNSNITDRLLEGALKTLSEAGYAKELVPVIHVPGAWELALAARRLAARPDIRGVVALGAVIRGETTHDQHINRAVSNALMDLMMETLKPIGFGLLTCNTLEQAIHRAGGNVGNKGCETAEAVLAMLV